ATTTAAGGCTGGTCAAGAAAGCTTCCTGTGAACAACAATGCTCTTTGttgtttgagaaaaaaataataaattaaataaaagaagggGGTAAAAAGACAAGAATTTTGAGTGATATTTGGCACCCTGACTCTGAAAATGATGACAAAttctgggattaaaaaaaagaaaacatgagtcTAGTTCCAAATAGCAGTTCCTATCTGAACGATGCAAGCCTGGCTGGCAGTTACCTTTCTCATGTTTTGTGCCTTCCCCAAGCCATTAAGTAAGAGATCTGGCCTCGGCTTGCGTGTAACCAGTAATGACAATCTCTTTGCAGTTATCTGTGTGCAAATAACCAGAGACATTCAGAACTCCAATACAGcattttggaaggaaagtaaatcaatcaagaaattaaacaaatcttttttttttcaaagactaataaagaaaaaaaaattgtcaaggaGAAATTcgccctccctgccccacagTTCAACATGCAGAACAGCCAACCAGTGCCTTCACATCAGCAGGATGGCTCAATGCAAGTACACATATCCCGAGCCCTCTGCGGTCCCCGAGCTCTGCGACATCGCTTTCAGGTGATAGAGACAAGATGGTCCATGCAAATGAGCTGACCCAAGTCATGTTGTGTGCATTCAAAACAGAATCCCAGACATCTTCAGAATGGTTCAGAGTCACAAGAAATGAAGTTCCCATGAAGTAGCTGGCATTTGGAAGCACAATGATTTAAATATATCTCCCTGAAGATGTGTTTATGTATTAGGGTACTCGCCAATATCTGGTGCTATCTGTCATTTTATTGCGAAAGGAGATCAGGGCAATTCATACGGAGAAGTGGTAGCACTACTAGGAGAAGATTCGTTTAAAGCCAGGATAAGATTCGTCAGCTACCCAAGTGGCATTTCCGACCTCAGATAGTAGTATCATGCAGGATTTATACTGTGTTAATGGCGTGTGGAGTAACTCTACATTTAATTATTTCCATTATGGGGTAAACAGTACTTGAATTAAGACCATTTAGCCAACTGATGCGGTTTGGTTTACAAGATAGATGGGATTGGAGATCGAGAGCGCCTTAGAGGACAAGGAGAGTTGTAAGGTGAAGTTACTGGAGAGAGCCTCAGAGCATTGCCTGCCAAGCCCGCTATGTTGTTTAAGCTTCTGgatttttcatatccttttatgGAAAAATGCACAGACATCAGTTGAATTCAACcagaaaacagacacagacagacaatATCATGCAGGGCAATCAAAGTGCTATTTTTGAGCTCAAAGAATTTTCTTACAAAGAATTCAATATTGAGACAATTTacaactctaaaaaaaaaaatgaagctcatTGTAGCTGTCATTTCCAAAAGATTAAGCCAGCTATCACAAATTACTATTGTAATATTCAaaatctattcttttccaaattataGTTTGTATTGATGTAATTTTGACATATTCAGTATCAGAAAACTTTTAAGAATTATGCAAAGCAACTTAAGTAAGATATAAATTTGgctagtatttttaaatttcagaatacgtccctgaaaaaaaaaatgagctattttttctcttttcattcttatGTTAGTATTTACTAGGCTAATAAAGCATGCTTAAGTTTAAGTGGAcaactctttcccagcatctttaaTCTTCCAGCTTTAAAAGGGGAAGGGGTTAAAAGGATGATTCCTCAATAATGGCTTTTAATGCCATTATCTAGGTGATGCAGAATGAATGCCCATTTCTAATCccttgtattaaaaaaataaataagtaatataaaCTGAGTCATCATTTCAGTAAATTTAAATCTgattttgattatatattttcAGCTGATTCTTCCCTGCCAGGAATAAAGAATAATTTGATATTAATCCACCTTTTCTTCCTATTATCTTGCATTCTAATCTTCTGTTCATAATAATCATTGACTTACAGAATCCTTTCCACTTACAGGTCTTTCTGACAAACTTTAACCCACTGATTTTTGCCTTAGCTGCTCAACCCACATCCATCAAGGACACTTTTAGAAGAAGTATATATTGTGgtattttttattagaaaagactAGAGGCAGGTAAATGAGGTAGTGAGTACCTACTGTACAAGGAGGGGTAAAATTGTCTTAAAAGCCAGGCAATCATTAACCGAAAAAATAGTCATATTATACAATTCAGTAAATAAATGTTCTGACAGCTCCATTGAAAAAGTGTTATAGATCCAGAAAATGACAGCTCTACTTGGGGTAAGGTTTGACTAGTAGGAACGCTCTCTCTCTATACACACCCACAAACTTTTAGCAGATTAGatgttttctttgatattttgtaGATGAAAATTTATGTCATCCACTGATTATAGTAAAGTTCTCTCGAACAtaatttctgctaatgagaaaaTTATCTGCCTATATGTTTTATTAGTATTTTGAGCTATAAAGCTCAAAATGTGAGGTGCATATATTTCACTCTGCTCTGGTGGGTGATGGAATAGTTAATGAGAGAATgtcttaaataattaaaaaggaaTTGCAAGTCATTCATTCTTACATAGGGACCTTCACATTTCTAGAGGGCTAATTATCATTACTCTTCTGTAATGCGATTGGAAATATAACTAGGACTTGTAGAAAGAATAATTTATCCAAGTTGACTTGGATTTTTAGTGTAACCTAAAAATGTAAACTAGACTATAAACATTGATTGGTGTTGATTAAAAGCAACCTCATGAATATACATGAATCAAAGAAGGTTAATAACTATAAACCGTCCTTGTAAAAATATACATCTTTTTCCCCCACAATAACTATGTTCCCTATGAGACTTCCAAAAAAGGTAAAAATCTGTTTAACAatttatattaatcatgttaTTTACATGTAAATCTTGGTTGCCCTTGCAAATGTTTAGTTACTTTTCTGAATTATAGTCATtaagataaatattatttattctgtttataagtccttttatttttaataactatgaTTTCAGTGTCCATTTGAGAAGGGTTCCCTTATAATTTAGTAACAAGTATTTAATTagtaaaattatgtttttcataTACATTTATTCTTCCTTTATTCTGCAGGTTCATTTATGATTAGAAAACTTGACAAAATTTTGCCTCATCAAGCTTTTATTGAATGGAATGACCGAAAATATAATTTATGAGAATAAACAATATTGAACTCAATTTGAACTAACATCTAAATACATGATATACATTTTATACAGCTTTTAAGAGCACATATTTGTTTGGGGCAATATTGAAACTGCCTATTTGTGCACTATCAATGAGATGTTTGTGTTCAtgtaaaatgatatatatatataaaactaccatataaataaaatcataggtTCTAAGTTTTGGGATTTCATTCATTTAGGTAATCCATATGTTTTCTTAATGTATGCCCAACTGCATTTACACTTGttgatagaaaaagaatacaatggGGATCCagtcatttttctcatctatatAGGGGAGAATTTACATAACTCAAAAATCAGGTCAGTGTAGAAAATGATTAGAAACATACAGAAGATAAATATGTGAGTGGGAATAATAGAAGACATCTCTAATCTATATAAAGGAAACAGGAGAAGAAATGAATGGATTTCTAATAGACATGACAAAGAAAACACTGAGAAGATTAAGTGAAAATAGCCAGAAATGTTACCagatctagggaaaaaaaaacacagatctACAAAATAAGCAAGAATGAAAAAGGATTTGTTTTTAGTgagaaatgatgaaaaataaaaagctcatAGTTGGTTTTTCAAAGATGCTTTCATTGATAGAATTTGTATTTGTGAAATAAGATCACATGTATAATTTTCTCATATAAACACAATATCTTATTAATTGCTTTGCTATGGAATTTTGCCATTTTACAGGAAAACTATATTTATATAggtgctttatagttttcaaagtatttttaaatatgtgatcCCCTCTGAcagtttaaaattcaaaatactaTCTAACATAGAAGAAAAACATTCTAGCTAGAGTCTTAACATGTAACCCTAGTATAAATACTGCATGTGATATTTTATTGAACGATGCTTAAAATATATCCAAATATAACcacataatacataaaaatacatatatacacatatggatatatgtatatacatatatagtgatTTAAGATTACAAGGCACTTTAAGTACTATATTCTATATTattagttatatacatatattttgcttAAGTACTATGATAGAGTattaactataaaaatatttaaaaactactgTAACAATATAAAATAGTGAAAAATCAGATAATTGAAACACATTTTCGTACAAGAAATAGATGCAAAGAGTGACAGTTCTTGGAAtgaagtataatttaaaatattacacattaaagaaacaaaagaagagtcctctgtcttctcttttgTATGGAGACAGAAAGAACAATATAAAGTGCTCAGAAGAAGCAAAAAAGAAGCACAACATGGGTAATGAGCTATTTCAAAGGAAGTAGgcatcataaaataaatattttaggcttaaGCGGTAAAGTATTCTGTAGGGAGAAACAATGAATTTGCAATGAATAGCAAATaagcacaatatttttaaaatgcagttgcATGAACATGAAAGTTCTAGAGTGGTTTTTCATTCAAATTCAGTCAATTGcctaagaaattttatttcttcataaaaaATGTGTAGTTCTTTCTCTATTCTGTCAGTAAATTGAGTAAAATAACCTTGGCACTAAAGCAACTGGAATTCTCAAAGTAGAAGGTGTTCTAAGAGCATACCAGAACTTTGACAAGAGTGGGTTATAAGTGTTATGAAACTAATTTCTTGAGGATAAAAAGGGTCCAATTGTTTGGTTGGCAAAGTttactaaaatgaaaatgaaaactagcACCTAAGGAATAGTCATAGATGGCTGATACAATCTAGGGAAATAAAACCACCGTGCTGGAGTGGAGCTTCAGTATCCTGCTACATTTCTTAACCAAGATGCCTATCTAATACAATGCATCCATTCAACAGATATTAAGTATCTTCTATGAGCCAGGAATTGTTCAgtgtcaattaaaaaataataaaatgattattgCCCAGAAGAGAAATTTTGTAAGTACATTTTGTAAGTACAGTAAGTAACCTTTCCACTGATTGGGTATACTGTTCTGTATGGCCAGAGGATCATGTACCTTAGCAAGCTCCTGACATTCAGATTAATTACTGGGGAAAATTTGCCCAAACACTGGATAAGAGACCattaagtgaagtcgctgagtcgtgtccgactctttatgaccccacagactgtagcctaccaggctcctctgtccatgggattttccaggcaatagtactggagtggattgccatttccgtctccaggggatcttcccgacccagggatcaaacccgggtctcccacattgtagacagacgctttactgtctgagccaccaggataagAGACCATTAGAGTATGTTTAATGCTTTACTTTGAAGAAAAagctttattattgttttataattatcAACCACGTATCAAACAGGTGCATAGAGTTAACTAGTGAGTTTAATTTATTGTAGGAAAAAAGATAACTTTTCAAGACTGctgaatatattatattaaaacaaTTAGATGATTGACTTTATTAAATACTTCATTACAATTCTGCCTATAGacaaatgaaaaaccaaaaaataaaaaaaaagaaagaagggtgAAATGTCTTTCAGATATGACAATCAAGTTGGCTGTcatgatacatatttttaaatgtttataatgaGATAAGATGTAATGAGGCAAAAAGCACTATGATGTCATAGTTGTTCCTAGAAAATGATGAACGAGCATTTTACATCACTCCATACATTTGCAGCATTTAATTGCTATGTCACCTGTTAGGATCTAATGAAATGCATGCCTACCTTTCCTGATCCCTCCATCAGAAGCACACGTGTAATCACCTGCCGTCAGCAGGAAACATGTTTCCCCTCTTCTGTGTTTGTCTCTGGTACTAGAGCGCCTGATGGGGAGCCTTTCTGGGGGTGATAGTGGTGGCTCACTTCCTGCACTGTCGTCACCTGATAACACTGGTCACAGCGCCGTGCCCATTGACAGACAGTGATGATGAGGAAATGAGACAATACAAAGAGTTTACGCCGGGTGTCCACCGCACAGCCACGCGATAACACAAATCACAATAATCACAACATGGTAAAAGAATTTTCATCACTCGTCACAAAAACTTACATGGAGCAAAATGGAAATGTACGGAAAAGGAGAGAAATGTTCTCagggaaattttaatttcatgttggATTTTATCTAATATGACAACGACTTTTACAAAACTAACATGATTCAAAGTAAGGGTGATAATGAAGTAGCACACGAATTAACATCTTTCCACTTTTGACAGGTTATCTAGGTACTGCAAACAGACATCTTTAAAAACGGAGCCTACTGAAGGAGAAACTCCTAAGTAAAGGTTTGTCTTTGCAGTGCTAAAAGACATATGCTTTCATTATTTTCTGAAAGTAATTTTTCCCAAATTTCATAATGAAAACAATCCCAAAGTTTACAGACTTAGTGTCCAGATTCTCTGTTTTAAAGCGACATAGTATTTTTGAGCATAACAATGGAACAAGATCAACTTCTCCAAACGCCCTTGAAACGTTTACGTCTAAATACTTGCCAAAGACTTTCACGTCCTATAGCCTAGATGCTAGCTTGTAACAGTGCTTGCCCAAGCTGAGAGTGTGTCCTCCTTTCCATGCCCTTCAGAAAAGCTCTGCACGGGTACCTGAGAACAATCCAATAAGGGCAGCAACACAAACTAAATTCCATCTTTCATAAGGGCATTCCTGGCATAGCAACTCTCAGATACATACTGACAGAATTTGCAAAACAATCTACTAAATAAACATAAGGACtttgaataaaatcttttaaaaagcagcTCTGTTCCAGTCAGgttcccaccaccccccaccaatTTAATCCATAATAGTTTCTGGGAGCTAAGGAAGCAACCTGTGAAAATGTCACTTGCCTTTTCCATGTGTTTGctggtttgcttgttttgtttaatCAGTGTTATTTCTAAATAATGCTAAATTATTCACATGAGATTGTCATAAATCATTTTTCTACAAGAAAAAGATTAAACCTATCTAAGTTATAGGGAATGCATATATCTTAACACTTCATAGATGACAAAAAATTAGTTAAATTGTGAGGTCTACAATATAGTTCATCTGTACTAGACACTATTGACTATCACTTTGGCAAACTGAATGTCAATTTACAGTCAATTAACTCTAGATTATCTATGGCAATAGAGAGAAGTAGGAATTCAGCTAATTTCAAGCAGGAATTTATCCAAAATTACATTCTGGGAGGGAAAAGACCAGTGCAGAATgcataaaaaaggaaatccaCAGAGAAATTCAACCTTCCTATTGATTAGCCAAAGCAGATCATCTAGACCCTGCATAATGTTGGGCTGATTGTACTACATAGCACTTTACCCAAAGCAAAGGAATTATATTGAAATACCCTAATTTAAGAATAATGAAAACTTAATCAACCGTCCATAATATTAATGAAGAAGACCTTTACTTTCCAAAGGGCATTCTTACATATCACCTCTTCAGTGTTTAGGCCTTGGAAACGTAAACATCCATTCTTTTTACATAACTTTTTCTTGTGAATTAGGTCAAAATGCATGGCCCCGTGTGGCAGAGATAAAACTGAGACAGACACACCAAGCCAAATGATATGGAGATCAACATTTTTAGAATGAAGGATGGAAAATGTCCAATATCATACCACCACATCGTGCAGGGAAACAAAGAAACAACGGCACACAAGCAACGAACAGGCAAAAGAAAATATTGGCGCCGTCAGCACATGGCATTCCCGTCAAAGCAGGAGAACTCTATAGACCAGCTATGCGGACTTCTCCTTAGGATTCATTTAGAAAAGCTACAGTCGAGCTATCTACAAGCCTGACACAAACACATTTTGTAAAGGGGTAGAACTGAAAACTCCAAACACTTGCAGAAAATGAGAAGGTGCCTTCTACTTAAGGGACATACTGGTCTATAAAGTATTTAATGGCATGCATTTGAAACCGTGCCTTACCTGATCTGTTATGTTCCAGAAGCCGACTGTCTTTGCCCAGACACGTGTCACCCTGTTTGCTGTTGCAGGCCATGTTTAATTCTGTCTTGCAAAAACTAGGCGAGCTTGCCTGAGGAGCAGGAGGGATgtgcttctttcttttccttggaaGTTTCTGCTTCGCCATTGCCAAGGAGTAGTACATTCCAAAATTGTTGACAATGACAGGCACTGGCATGGCTATTGTCAGTACTCCAGCCAGAGCACACAGGGCTCCCACCAGCATCCCCGACCATGTTTGGGGGTACATATCTCCATAGCCCAAGGTGGTCATGGTCACTACAGCCCACCAGAACCCAATGgggatgtttttgaactgcgtGTGCTCACTAGCTGAAGGGTCGTTGGGCTGGGCACCCACTCTCTCCGCATAGTAGATCATAGTAGCAAATATCAAAACTCCTAGAGCCAGGAAGATTATGAGCAGCAAAAATTCATTTGTACTCGCTCGAAGAGTATGTCCAAGCACCCTCAAACCTACAAAATGGCGGGTGAGCTTGAAGATCCTCAGGATCCTCACAAATCTGACCACTCTGAGGAAGCCAAGTACATCTTTAGCAGCTTTAGATGAGAGCCCACTGAGGCCCACCTCTAAGTAGAAGGGTAGGATGGCCACAAAGTCAATGATATTCAAGAGGTTCTTGACGAATTCAAGTTTATTGGGGGAGAAAACAATACGGACTAAAAATTCAAAAGTAAACCATACCACACATACTCCTTCTACATACGTCAAGGCAGGATCTGTTTCAATTTCATACTGTGGAACCACGCTGGTGCCATTGGTGACTGATTCTGTCTTGTTCTTAACAATATTGAAAGCTTCATGTGTCTCCAGGCAAAAGGTTGTGATTGAAACCAGGATGAAGAATAAAGAAGCAAAAGCAATAaactgtagagaaaaaaaaaaaaagaaataaaaggagaaacatAGAATGATCTGAACCATAATATACTTCAACCCAAGTCTAAGAACACTCCCTGTAGATGAAGAAGTATAAACGCATATTTGGAGATTTCACTTGGGATGTTACTCAACTATAAGAACTTAGACATGTAGGTAACATCCATTAGAGTTGCACAGGAAGGATGTTTCAAGTTCTTCTTTCAGCTTATATAGATTAAAAGTTTTGATTTACGTTGGAAAACAATTTGACTCTTTCGGGtaagaaaaagagtgaaaaataaaatccttgCAAAAGAATGTTAAAGGGCAGCAggctgaaaaaaaataataaatgtagacaaTGGCTCCAGATATTGGTTATGATCCTAGAAATCTTCGTGTATTAGATCCAGATTGACAACCATAAATATAAGATGCAGTCTACACTGATGGAAATTTGGAAGTCACCCATATTTAACTGCAGGCTTCTTAAATGTTCAGATTATCATGAGGTGTGAACATGCAAACACTATCTGAGCTGTGCTACCATTTATATCAACTAAAGGTGAAGGCTTGTCCACAAAGAGCAAACCTAGGGAAGAAGAGTTGGCATTGAGactgaagggagagaaagaattaAGGAACAAATTAAAGGCATTCTTCCTCTCCTGAAAAAGAACTTCAAATGTTAGAATAATATGTTAAAAAGTTATAAAGTATATGttataaaggatttttaaaattcaacatttctttttttatatcttttttttaattttaatttttaattttattttttaaattcaacattTCTTTGGCCAATAATATATGACTATACACACACCTACTAATacagaataataataaaagctcCCACTTATATAGTTCTTACTAGTACCAAACACTCTTCAAAGCAATTCACATAATTAACTCATATCAATGCTCATAACCACACTACACTGTCACTTTTATGGTCACAGAGTTGGTAACTTTTCCAAAGTCATAAGATTAACCTGATAAGTTTTGCCCCAGATTCTGTTCCCATAACTACCAAACTCTCAGATGTAGAATACAAACACGTGGAAACCTTTGTTTATTTTAGGGTCACATTCTTCTTAACATGAAAGACCTGAAAATCTGAGACCCGGTGTCGTGTGATGCCCGTGACACTGCTGCCAGCTATCAGCATTGGAGGCTGTCAGAAAAGCTGGCAGGGCCCTGGTGCTCTCGGAGTGCACTCAGATTGGGCATGCTCACTGAGCATTAAGAGACTACCAAGAGTCCTTGAATACCTAAGCAAATGAATTATGAACGAGGAAGAGGTCATCAGTCAAATAGAGGGAGGTTCTTTTAGAAATAGTACGACATATCCCAAACCCAAAGTTCTTCCCTAATGCCTGCTTCTCAACTAAACATTGAAAAGATCTAAGTTTCAAGAAGAGATTGAAATCATCTCCCTTCTTCCCTGATTGAGTTTCAATGTAAGAGATATACAGATCTTGCCAAATCCATGAGATAcacaaaaagactgaaaaaaatcttAGGACTGAGATTATCTGCCTTAAAGAAACTTCTCCAGAGGCAGGGGAAAGATAGGGGTaaaggattaagaggtacaaactattatggaTAAAATAAGTAAGTTATAAAGATATATAGTACAACTTAGGGAATACTATCCAATAGTTTTAATAACTATAAATTgaatacaactttttaaaagttgtaaatcactatgctgtacacctgaaacatataatattgtacatcaactataacctcaactaaaaaggaaaagaaaatgaaagtgaaagtgaagtcatgtccgactctttgagaccccatggactgtagcctactaggctccaccagccatgggatttttccaggcaagaatactggagcaggttgccatttccttctccagaaaaggaaagaacCACCCCAAATTATGGACTAGTTTCTCTGCAGTGTGCTAGTAAAGTACATTGTTCATATTAATATTATAAGTCATGTAAATCAAGGCTTTGCCTTATTTTTCCATTCCTGTCTTCCAACTTCCCTTGGTTTTGATGTTACAATTTGACTAtgatcttttccagatatattgTGAGatgatggcatttttttttcacttagctttTCCTtcatacaaataaatatactCTTCTTTTTAAGTCAACTACTTGTTCTAACACTCAATATCACTAGGACCTCACAGagtctttaaaatattacatCTTTTGGAGAAAGA
This window of the Bos taurus isolate L1 Dominette 01449 registration number 42190680 breed Hereford chromosome 5, ARS-UCD2.0, whole genome shotgun sequence genome carries:
- the KCNC2 gene encoding voltage-gated potassium channel KCNC2 isoform X3: MGKIESNERVILNVGGTRHETYRSTLKTLPGTRLALLAASETQGDPLQPPTPARSPPPRPPPRSPGPGGCLEGGARNCSARGGDHPAGGGREFFFDRHPGVFAYVLNYYRTGKLHCPADVCGPLFEEELAFWGIDETDVEPCCWMTYRQHRDAEEALDIFEAPDLLGGDPGDDEDLAAKRLGIEDAAGLGGPDGKSGRWRRLQPRMWALFEDPYSSRAARFIAFASLFFILVSITTFCLETHEAFNIVKNKTESVTNGTSVVPQYEIETDPALTYVEGVCVVWFTFEFLVRIVFSPNKLEFVKNLLNIIDFVAILPFYLEVGLSGLSSKAAKDVLGFLRVVRFVRILRIFKLTRHFVGLRVLGHTLRASTNEFLLLIIFLALGVLIFATMIYYAERVGAQPNDPSASEHTQFKNIPIGFWWAVVTMTTLGYGDMYPQTWSGMLVGALCALAGVLTIAMPVPVIVNNFGMYYSLAMAKQKLPRKRKKHIPPAPQASSPSFCKTELNMACNSKQGDTCLGKDSRLLEHNRSVLSGDDSAGSEPPLSPPERLPIRRSSTRDKHRRGETCFLLTAGDYTCASDGGIRKDNCKEIVITGYTQAEARSLT
- the KCNC2 gene encoding voltage-gated potassium channel KCNC2 isoform X5 translates to MGKIESNERVILNVGGTRHETYRSTLKTLPGTRLALLAASETQGDPLQPPTPARSPPPRPPPRSPGPGGCLEGGARNCSARGGDHPAGGGREFFFDRHPGVFAYVLNYYRTGKLHCPADVCGPLFEEELAFWGIDETDVEPCCWMTYRQHRDAEEALDIFEAPDLLGGDPGDDEDLAAKRLGIEDAAGLGGPDGKSGRWRRLQPRMWALFEDPYSSRAARFIAFASLFFILVSITTFCLETHEAFNIVKNKTESVTNGTSVVPQYEIETDPALTYVEGVCVVWFTFEFLVRIVFSPNKLEFVKNLLNIIDFVAILPFYLEVGLSGLSSKAAKDVLGFLRVVRFVRILRIFKLTRHFVGLRVLGHTLRASTNEFLLLIIFLALGVLIFATMIYYAERVGAQPNDPSASEHTQFKNIPIGFWWAVVTMTTLGYGDMYPQTWSGMLVGALCALAGVLTIAMPVPVIVNNFGMYYSLAMAKQKLPRKRKKHIPPAPQASSPSFCKTELNMACNSKQGDTCLGKDSRLLEHNRSDNCKEIVITGYTQAEARSLT
- the KCNC2 gene encoding voltage-gated potassium channel KCNC2 isoform X1; the encoded protein is MGKIESNERVILNVGGTRHETYRSTLKTLPGTRLALLAASETQGDPLQPPTPARSPPPRPPPRSPGPGGCLEGGARNCSARGGDHPAGGGREFFFDRHPGVFAYVLNYYRTGKLHCPADVCGPLFEEELAFWGIDETDVEPCCWMTYRQHRDAEEALDIFEAPDLLGGDPGDDEDLAAKRLGIEDAAGLGGPDGKSGRWRRLQPRMWALFEDPYSSRAARFIAFASLFFILVSITTFCLETHEAFNIVKNKTESVTNGTSVVPQYEIETDPALTYVEGVCVVWFTFEFLVRIVFSPNKLEFVKNLLNIIDFVAILPFYLEVGLSGLSSKAAKDVLGFLRVVRFVRILRIFKLTRHFVGLRVLGHTLRASTNEFLLLIIFLALGVLIFATMIYYAERVGAQPNDPSASEHTQFKNIPIGFWWAVVTMTTLGYGDMYPQTWSGMLVGALCALAGVLTIAMPVPVIVNNFGMYYSLAMAKQKLPRKRKKHIPPAPQASSPSFCKTELNMACNSKQGDTCLGKDSRLLEHNRSVLSGDDSAGSEPPLSPPERLPIRRSSTRDKHRRGETCFLLTAGDYTCASDGGIRKGYEKSRSLNNIAGLAGNALRLSPVTSPYNSPCPLRRSRSPIPSIL
- the KCNC2 gene encoding voltage-gated potassium channel KCNC2 isoform X2 produces the protein MGKIESNERVILNVGGTRHETYRSTLKTLPGTRLALLAASETQGDPLQPPTPARSPPPRPPPRSPGPGGCLEGGARNCSARGGDHPAGGGREFFFDRHPGVFAYVLNYYRTGKLHCPADVCGPLFEEELAFWGIDETDVEPCCWMTYRQHRDAEEALDIFEAPDLLGGDPGDDEDLAAKRLGIEDAAGLGGPDGKSGRWRRLQPRMWALFEDPYSSRAARFIAFASLFFILVSITTFCLETHEAFNIVKNKTESVTNGTSVVPQYEIETDPALTYVEGVCVVWFTFEFLVRIVFSPNKLEFVKNLLNIIDFVAILPFYLEVGLSGLSSKAAKDVLGFLRVVRFVRILRIFKLTRHFVGLRVLGHTLRASTNEFLLLIIFLALGVLIFATMIYYAERVGAQPNDPSASEHTQFKNIPIGFWWAVVTMTTLGYGDMYPQTWSGMLVGALCALAGVLTIAMPVPVIVNNFGMYYSLAMAKQKLPRKRKKHIPPAPQASSPSFCKTELNMACNSKQGDTCLGKDSRLLEHNRSVLSGDDSAGSEPPLSPPERLPIRRSSTRDKHRRGETCFLLTAGDYTCASDGGIRKVLYRIYHGFLTAEKGTVEFSHTKDCSGNRLLLLNVP
- the KCNC2 gene encoding voltage-gated potassium channel KCNC2 isoform X4; the protein is MGKIESNERVILNVGGTRHETYRSTLKTLPGTRLALLAASETQGDPLQPPTPARSPPPRPPPRSPGPGGCLEGGARNCSARGGDHPAGGGREFFFDRHPGVFAYVLNYYRTGKLHCPADVCGPLFEEELAFWGIDETDVEPCCWMTYRQHRDAEEALDIFEAPDLLGGDPGDDEDLAAKRLGIEDAAGLGGPDGKSGRWRRLQPRMWALFEDPYSSRAARFIAFASLFFILVSITTFCLETHEAFNIVKNKTESVTNGTSVVPQYEIETDPALTYVEGVCVVWFTFEFLVRIVFSPNKLEFVKNLLNIIDFVAILPFYLEVGLSGLSSKAAKDVLGFLRVVRFVRILRIFKLTRHFVGLRVLGHTLRASTNEFLLLIIFLALGVLIFATMIYYAERVGAQPNDPSASEHTQFKNIPIGFWWAVVTMTTLGYGDMYPQTWSGMLVGALCALAGVLTIAMPVPVIVNNFGMYYSLAMAKQKLPRKRKKHIPPAPQASSPSFCKTELNMACNSKQGDTCLGKDSRLLEHNRSVLYRIYHGFLTAEKGTVEFSHTKDCSGNRLLLLNVP